A window of Ignavibacteriales bacterium genomic DNA:
GGTCAAACAAGTTCGGTTGAACCAGCAGACAATTCGATACCAGCACAATTCGGATTGGGTCAGAATTACCCCAACCCCTTTAATCCAACGACGGCGATCAGCTATCGGCTGTCAGCCGTCGGATTGGTGACACTGAAAGTATTTGACGTTCTCGGCAAAGAGGTTTCCACACTCGTGAATGAAATAGGCCAACCGGGTGTCTACAAAGTGCAGTGGGATGGTTCTGGGATGCCCAGCGGAATCTACTTCTACCGACTGCAAGCTGGAGATGCCTCGACAGGCTCAGCACGAGGGTTGTTGGAGGCGAAGAAAATGATCTTGCTCAGGTGAGTTTGCCACGCCATGCTGAATAAACGTAGGCTGTCACCGCTTTCGCAGCAACACAGGTGTTATCATATGAAACTGTCGATATCAATCGTAACTCTCTTTACGATCTGTGTTCTGATCAGCGCACAAACGCAGGCGCAGGTTAATCACAAACCCGTCTTCGTTTCTCATCGTCCGGTATTCGCAGACACAAGATTCCTACCGATCAGATTCTCTGTCAGCGCCTATGACCCTGACGGTGATGGTCTTACCTTCACTTGGAAGCAAAACAGCTCTATCGTTCAGTCTGGAAGTGACAGCTCTTATCTTCTCTTGTCCGCCCCAGACCCACACGGCTCGGCAGTTACCATCATCTGTGTCTTTTCAGATCCCGGTGGCTTAAGTGATTCGACGTACTGGAGGCTCCTCCCACCCGACTTAGTCTCTGA
This region includes:
- a CDS encoding T9SS type A sorting domain-containing protein; this encodes MKLSISIVTLFTICVLISAQTQAQVNHKPVFVSHRPVFADTRFLPIRFSVSAYDPDGDGLTFTWKQNSSIVQSGSDSSYLLLSAPDPHGSAVTIICVFSDPGGLSDSTYWRLLPPDLVSDQHVIPSQLELAQNYPNPFNPSTTISYSVPRSTMVLVRIFNALGQEVALLVNDLKEAGTYQLRWNASNVRSGTYFYRLQVEEFVQTKKMLLLR